From Triticum aestivum cultivar Chinese Spring chromosome 7B, IWGSC CS RefSeq v2.1, whole genome shotgun sequence:
atgacaattgctgcaaaaacaagttagacgtcctctaattgttgttgcatcttttacgtggctgcaattgggttctagcaagaacgttttcttacctacgaataaccacaacgtgattttttgtcaaattctatttacccttcataaggacccttttcatcgaatccgctccaactaaagtgggagagacagacacccgccagccaccttatgcaactagtgcatgttagtcggtggaaccggtctcacgtaagcgtacgtgtaaggttggtccgggccgcttcatcccacaataccgctgaagcaagataagactagtagcggcaagcaagttgacaagatctacgcccacaacaaaattgtgttctactcgtgcaatagagaactacgcatagacctagctcatgatgccactgttggggaacgttgcagaaaattaaaaaaatttcctacggtttcaccaagatccatctatgagttcatctaagcaacaagtcaagggaatgagtttgcatctacataccacttgtagatcgcgtacggaagcgttcaagggagcggtgatgatggagtcgtactcgacgtgattcagatcaccggtgaccaagtgctgaacggacagcacctccgcgttcaacacacatacggtacgggcgacgtctcctccgtcttgatccagcaaggaggaaggagaggttgaggaagatagctccaacggcagcacgacagcgtggggttgttggtgcagcagtactccgacagggcttcgccaagcacgtacggaggaggagaggtgttggggaggggaggggcagagccttggctttggtgtgcagccctcccctcacccctctatttataggggaagggacaaggggggccggcccctctagatgggatctagagggggggcggcggccagggaggggggacttccccccaagcaaaggggggcgccccctctagggttccccccccaaccctaggcgcatgggcccaaggggaggcatgcccagccctccaggggctggctcctgccccacgcagcccatgtggcccccccgggaggggtggcccctcccggtggacccccagaacccttccggtggccccggtacaataccgatatgcccccgaaactttccggtgtccatttgacaacttcccatatataaatctttacctcgggacccttccggaactcctcgtgacgtccgggatctcatccgggactctgaacaacattcggtaatcacatacaagtcttcctaataaccctagcgtcaccgaaccttaagtgtgtagaccctacgggttcgggagacatgcagacatgaccgagacggctctcgggtcaataaccagcagagggatctggatacccatgttggctcccacatgctcctcgatgatgtcatcggatgaaccacgatgtcgaggattcaagcaaccccgtatactattccctttgtcaatcggtacgttacatgcccgagactcgatcgtcggtatcccaatacctcgttcagtctcgttaccggcaagtcactttactcataccgtaatgcatgatcccgtgaccaagcacttggtcactttgagctcattatgatgatgcattaccaagtgggcccagagatacctctccgtcatacggagtgacaaatcccagtctcgatctgtgtcaacccaacagacactttcggagatacctgtagtgtacctttatagtcacccacttacgttgtgacgtttggtacacccaaagcactcctacggtatccgggagttacacgatctcatggtctaaggaagagatacttgacattgaaaaaactctagcaaaacgaactacacgatcttgtgctatgcttaggattgggtcttgtccatcacatcattctcctaatgatgtgatcccgttgtcaatgacatccaatgtccatagtcaggaaatcatgactatctgttgaccaacgagctagtcaactagaggctcaccagggacgtattgtggtctatgtattcacacatgtattacgatttccggataatacaattatagcatgaataaaagacaattatcatgaacaaggaaatataataataatgattttattattgcctctagggcatatttccaacaccttcccggtacaataccgaaaaatcccgaatattttccggtggccaaaataggacttcccatatataaatctttacctgcggagcattccagaactcctcgtgacgtccgggatctcatccgggactccgaacaacattcggtaactgcacactaattcccataacaactctagcgtcactgaaccttaagtgtgtagaccctacgggttcgggaatcatgcagacatgaccgagacagctctctggccaataaccaatagcaagatctggatacccatgttggctcccacatgttccacgatgatctcatcggatgaaccacgatgtcaaggattcaagcaatcccgtatacaattccctttgtcaatcggtatgttacttgcccgagattcaatcgtcggtatcccaatacctcgttcaatctcgttaccggtaagtcactttactcgttccgtaatgcatgatcctgtgacttacttagtcacattgagctcattatgatgatgcattaccgagtgggcctagagatacctctccgtcacacggagtgacaaatcccagtctcgattcgtgtcaacccaacagacactttcggagatacccgtagtgcacctttatagccacccagttaccttgtgacgtttggcacacccaaagcattcctatggtatccggaagttgcacaatctcatggtctaaggaaatgatacttgacattagaaaagcttttagcaaacgaactacacgatcttgtgctatgctgaggattgggtcttgtccatcacatcattcttctaatgttgtgatcccgttatcaattacatccaatgtccatggtcaggaaaccacgaccatctgttgatcaacgagctagtcaactagaggctcactagagacatgttgtggtctatgtattcacacatgtattacggtttccagttaatacaattacagcatgaacaatagacaattatcatgaacaaggaaatataataataatcattttattattgcctctagggcatatttccaacaccgactTCTTCCCCTGAGCCATCTTGGAGCTCATCGACTTGCGCTTCGCCATCTTCTTCTCACCACTAGATTGCAGGCGCAGCTAGGTTCAGACGCGATGTGTGTTGGTAGGGAAAGCGTTGGGTGTGttgccttagagcatctccaacaggcgcctaATATCAGCCTCGCGCCCAAAAAATCGCAAGTTTAGCGCGCGCGGAGTTAGAAATAACGCTCCAGCGGACGCTGCATAATAGAGCACGCTGTAAAAAATGTTCAGCGCGTAGGAAGAAACTGGACCCTAAGCCGTATATTTGGGGCGTGAGCTCCAGCGCGCCGAACATCCCACGCACACGAAAAAGTGCCCCGTGCGTCCTTGGCTGCCGTCGGCCTCCTCGCGTGCGCGCGCCAGCCCGTCGGCCTCCTCGCGTGCGCACGCCAGCCCGCCAGCCGGCCACGGCCACGACGGCGGCGTGGGCCGTAGGAGCGCGGCCACGCATGGCGGGGCGTGGGGGCGACCACGGCGGGGCGGCGGGTCGGGGCGAGCAAGGGCGGCGCGGTGAGCAGGCCACGGccacggcagggcggcggggcgaGCGGGGCGGTGGAGCGAACAGGGGCGGTGGGTCGGGGCGAGCAGGGGGGACGGGGTGAGCAGGCCACGGCCACGGCGAGGCGACGGGGCGAGCAGGCCGGTGCGGGAGCGGccccgggcggcggggcggggcgcgggCGTGGCGAGCAGGccgcggccacgggcggcggggcggggcgcgggCGTGGTGAGCAGGCCGTGGGCAGCGGCTGCGGGGCACGCCCACGGTGGCGAGCAGTTCACGGGCGGCGGCCCGTGGCCATGACCATGGCGGCGAGCATGCCACGAGCGGTGAGCTGGGTACGGGCGCGTGAGATTAATTTTGGGCGTCTGTTGGAGATGTAACTGAGCAGTATATTTTTGGGCGTCTGCTGGAAATGTCCAGTTATCCGGCGCGCTAAAATGCTATTTTTGGGCTCCGTAGGGCGTCTGATGGTGATGCTCTTAATAAGGTTCTCCCAGGTGCGTACTCCGCCTCTTCTTCGGCGGCAGCAATGCATTGGTGCGGCGGTGCAAAGAAGCCATTAACGAGTCGGAGCCGTTCTTGCGCCCAGTCGAAATGGCCGGGAGCTAGCTAGTCCGCCTGGGCTACGCATTGGTGGCTGGGTTGGTGGAGCTCTCGCTTGCGTACTGTAGCACAACTACGGTTCTTCTCCGGACTGGAAAAACAAATAAAATCATTTTTTATAACAActaataaaatgatttaaaaccACATGTTTCCTCAAGGTAGATCTTAAGTTTTTTTAGTGTGGTTTTTGGATGATCTCATTTCATGGATTCACTAGTATTTGGCTTATCTTTATTGTATAAAAAAgattcgctagtattttttatatataaagAGAGATATTCGTCTCTGATTTTCGTTACACGAAACCTGGATTCACCGGTATTATTGTGGAGTTGTTCCAAACACTTCCACTTTGTATTTTCGCACACTACAACATGATAGACTCACAAGACGCATGCGTCCTCTGCAACCAGGAGCCAGAGTCTCCTTGTCAGAAGCTCCTTCTCTCGTCAAGTGTCATACAAGGTCCTTGCTTGGTGTCCTTACACTACCAATCTCCTAGGCGCATCGATTCTCTTATGAGAATGGTGGGCCACCTCCTATTGCCACACACGGGCTGCACTACGAAAAGGCGTTGTCCTCGATCCCAACGCAAACACCAAAATGACTTCATGTTCAACATCTAGCAACCCTCGGTCTCTCGTCTGGTTTAGACCATCCAGGAGGAGGCAAAATTTTGGGCTAATGTTGCCGCCAAGGGATTACTAATCTTCTTGCCGGCAGTTTAGGGAAAATGGTCTTGGGCCAAGCACCGCTATGTTCTTCTACTCATGTGAGCACACAACACCCTCCTCGTGTATGTGTGCACCCGATGTTGCTTCACACCccttctatcaatgaaaagatacacAATCTTTGCATATCTTGGAAACCCCCAGTATAATAGACTCTAGTTCATTTTATGGGGGCAAAGAATAAGGTTTAGTTTGGCAGCATAATTTTTGCAAAATCATACCTAGTATTTTAAAAgagtcttaatgacccacaagtatatggagtTCTATAGTAGTCCTTTCAACAAGTAAAAGTGTAGAATCCAATGAGTAGCATAAACAATTGACAAGTAGTTTCCAGCAAAGTTTCAATGCAAGTGTTGTAAAATTAGTTTTgataggtagtttgatagcaaaataATTCGTAACAAGGTAAGAAGTAATAACACAAGTAAATAGGTGCAGCAACTGGCCCAATCCTTAATTATACTAAGGACAAGCCGGAGGTGTTTCTTATGGTGGCTAAAACGCTCTTGAGGACAAACAGGAATCTCGTCAAGTTAGTTTCACCACGATTCATTAGGTTATCATGCATTGATTCAATAAGTGTTCTGTGGGTGGACTAGAGCTAAGATACTGTCCTAACTTGAACAAATACCGGATCTATCACTCATAGCGACTAAATTGGTCGCCCATTTACCGGTAGGAAGATGTTTACTGGTTCCGGTTTTGGGATTTCCAACGAGGGTTTTCCATTTTAGGAAGCTTCAAGAAGGTTCTCGAAACTATTTTATCCTTTAtgtttcttattttattttttcttttccattttctattatttttcttttttcctatTGGAAAAATCTctgggatttcaatttttttgttcgAAATAaaatttttgtttgtgtttcaaaaaaatgtccaagaatttaattattattttattttaaaattttcctcATAAATTCAAAACAATTgggttttcagaaaatgttcaaatTTCAAACAATGTTCCCTTTTCAAATTTGTTCATAAATTCTAAAAGTGTTCATGTTTATAAAAAATGTCTGGTACTTTCACATTATGttcccattttttcaaaaaaaaatcagaattttcgAAATGCTCATGTTTTCAAATATGTTCATAGATTAAAAAATTGTTTGTGATTCCAAATTTTTTTGACTTCTTTcaagaatttttgaatttttttaaaaatatttttaaaatttgttcataaattcaatAGGTGATTgcattttttaaaaatttcaaaactttaaaaaaatcagtttttttattttttccccattttcaaattttgttcaaaattttaaaaatgtaCGCACTTTTCATACAATTTCGAATTTTTGTTTGCGTTTTAAGAAAATGGTCGTGCTTTCAACCATTACTTGCATTCTAGAAAATTGTTCACAACTTTTGAAGAAAAGTTTGATACAACATTTGTTCGTATATGCCAAGGAATTTAGTTCTGAATAGTTCGCATCAGGAGTTCAATTCCTGGTGGAGGCACCCCCCTTTTTTGATTTGTACATCACGCGGTACTCATACATGTCGTGCTCGCCAACGGGCCAGCCAAGTCGGGGTGCGTCAGCACCCTATTTGTCACAAAATTTGAAATGGGTCAtactgtttttttagtttttttatagATAAAAGTGGGTTATACTTTTTTTTAGGCAAAGTGGGTTATACTTGAGATACTGGGCCGGCCTCGTGAGCAGTCGCTCGATCGGGAACGCTGCTGGCGATACATATCTTTCCCCTTGAAATACTCTGCCTTGGCGCCTGAACCAACAGCAGCTTTCGCTTCTCCTCGCCGGAGCGCCAAGAAACCAAGAACCCACCGCCTCTGCTCTCCAGCGGCAGATGGAGCAGTTCCAGGACGGCCACCACGTGCGGCTGCGGAGCCGCGAGCGCGGCATGTACCTGCACGCCGACGAGGACGGGCGTGGCGTCTCCCTCCACCACCGCCGGGCGTCGATGAACGCGGCTTGGGTGGTGCACTTGTACCACGGCCACGCGGAGTACGTGCTCCTCCACAGCGCCGCCTACGGTCGCTACCTCGCCGCCACGGACGCGCCGGCGCCGCTAGGCCACCGCGGGCTCCGCGTCGAGCTGCGCGACTACGGACAGCCGGAGGTGCAGGCCATCATGTGGAAGGCCGACGGGGCCGACTCTGGGAACGACGTCCTTCTCTGGCAGTTCACCGGCCGCTGCCTCCGCGCCAACGGGAGGTACCTCAGCTGGAACAATGGCGTCAGCGCCGAGGACATCGAGGACACCTACATCGTCAGCACGATGATGCACTGGGTAGTGGAGCCCATCCCCGCCAGGGAGGGCACGCCTCCCCTTCCACGTCCGACTGGGGTGAGTCCGCCATGCTCGCTTCTTGATTCTTCTTGGTTGATTGCAAATCGTGTTGATTTCATTCGTCCGCGAGCAATTCTTCTTGGTTGCCATCCCTGTTTCTTTGGCTTCTTGCGCCTCTGCATTCCCCGGCATCATGATGGTTCTTTGCGACTCAACTGCAGCTTCCCTTCCCCGGAATACTCACTGCCCTGCTGCCGTCGCGGCTGATCGTGTACGTGCGGGCGGGCGCCGACGGGACCCTCATGAACCACGGCGCGTTGGTGTTCAGGGGCAGGTCCGTGGTCCGGCTGAGGAAGAAGCTGGTCCGCCGGCTGGGTGACATCATGGACGTCTCCAACCTCGTCATGTGCGTCGAAGCGGGTAGTTTCGGGCGTCTTACTCCACTGGTCGTCGACCTGCCCCGCAGTGTCCGGGGCCTCCACATCGTCGTCTTCGCGGCCGGTGAGACGCCCAACTTCCTACTGATCGCCTTCTGTTTTAGTTCCCCTTCTGCTTGTGCTGGAAACTGTTGGAACTGAAACTGATGGAAATTGATGTACATTGTTTACTGAAACTGTTTCAGTTAGGACCGTTGTTTTATTCTGAAGCTTAGTTGGTTGTTACATACTATAATACATATTCTGATATTCCCACTCTTGGAACTTTAAAACCCTAATCAGTTGAGTCATATCAGTTCAGCTTCACATAGAAGATACTGATTTCTATACGGAATTCAGAAAGAAAATTCAGGTAGCATTGTATCCCACAAGCCTACATGGAAATTAGTTTTTGCACATTACATACATCAATTGTCTTCTTGATTTCGAACAAGTAGTCTGAAAAACAGTTTGCTGACACTTTGGGTGAAACTAGTAGTCTGAACTGCTGTAGGATTATAGTAGATATCAATGTGCCTGTTAGATTTATGGACAGATTCTAGAAGGTTGTCTGAAGCTAGTTATTGTTTGGTTTTGAATTCAGGCGATTCAGTTCTTCAATTTAATAATATATGCCGCTAGTGGAAGACTTTGGAACCTGAAAACCCAAATCAATTCAGCATGCTCATTTAAATTTCACAGAGAAGAGACCCATTTCTACATTTAGTTTACAGTAATTGCTTGGAATAATGTGTGGACAAAATTCAGGCTGTAACCCACATCACTATATGAAAGCTAGTTTTCTCTATGCATCACACTGTTTTGAGTTTTTGTACATCAGCTTTCTTCTTGGTCGTTTCATTAACCTGTGACATGATGTATGTCTAACTGCTTTGATGTTTCTGCTAATTCAGCCCATGCGGAGGTGCGGTACGCGGATGTCGATGCATTGTAGAGAAAGAACAGAGAAGGACTCCTGACTGCCGCTTCACAGATCAGTCCTTCAGAGTGTCGCGGCAGAAGTCACGTGAATCCAAACTTTTTTGCACTGAGATAGTGGTTCAGGAAAACCCAGCAGTTGTCGTATTTCTGCAACGTACTAAACTTGGTCCATTATCCTGACAGTAGAAAATCCATTTTGGGTTGGTCTCGCTGTTCTAAAATCCAGAAACTGCTTGGACAATGATGTGATCACATTAGTCTGTAATGTTTGCGCTTCTTATTCTGTTGCCGGCTGGGTTTAACTGGTGTCAACAAAGAAGTGGTGATTGTTTTGCAGTGAGTTGAGGAATTGAGTCCTATAGCAGAGGATGAATTTGTTTCTTGACAGAACTCTCAACGTGCTGCGTGCCTGGTGGTTGTGTAAGATTCATAGTTAATTAAACCAAGAACGGATATTCCCTGTCATTCATTGTTAGTTAACCCATTTTTTTGGTTATGTGCAACAGCTGCATTCAGGCTGAAGCCTCAGAacggtactccctctgttcacttttgtaagtcgtttaggACAGCTAAAATTGAACTGTTTTAGGTGCTGTCTAAAAGGTCTTACAAAAGTGAACCGAGGGAGTATTTGTTTGGGGAAACTGAGAATAGTTTACAGTACAATAGGGACCTCCTATTTAGCGCGTACGATGGTGTGTGATGCACAAATGCGCAGTCCCtgcttttttccttttcttattcttTCCGTTTTTTCATCTATAAAAAATGTTGGTACTTTATTTTTTTTATGGATTCAGAAAAATGTTCAAATTTTATTAAAACTTTTAATTCTTCAAAAAAGTTAACAAATTGAATTTTTTCCAAGATATTTAAAATGTTTCATTTTTTCTTAAAAAATCATTaacttgaatatttttcaaaaattcaaaaaataaatgaACTTGAATTTTTTGTGAATTCAGAAATAGCGCCTGGTGGTTGTATAAGATACGGCTGCATTCTCAAAAGTCGCCCTCGCGGGCAGTCTGGTCAAGCTCCTGCTCCCTCTTGAGTGCGTCCTCCACAACAATATATTGTTGTTTATCAGGCTCTGTACATAAGCTGTCTTCTTCGTTAATTCTGCAAAACAGTGGTATTTTAGGTATTTACCTTCTCAAACCGTTGCACTACCTGTGACATAATGCATAACTTCCTTACTGTCTGTTTTAATTCAGCCAAGGCCGAGCTGCTGCTCCCGGATGTCAATGCATAACTTCCTTGCTGCCTGTTTTAATTTAGCCAAGGCCCGAGCTGCTGTACTCCTGACGGTCGCCCGAGAGTCCACCTCTTCAGAAGTGTCGCCGCCTCGGACACAATGACATGAGATTCAGAACTACAATTTGCATTGAGACATCGGTTTAGGAAAACCCCAGCAGCTCTTGTGATTTTGCTAGCTGAAATCGATTCATTCTCCTGACAGGAGGAACCTGTCTGCTTCACCCTTGTGGTTCTGAAATTGCAGAGCGTCTTTGTTCTTGAATGGTGCGAActttttttttctagacacaacaagGTACTCTTTGTCGGTCGGAAAAAAGGGAGCACTGCAGCAACGAAACCAGACACAGATTCTGTACATGCATGGTCTTATACAAGACTGGCTGATGATCAGAACTCATGAGCTACACATTTGCGCAGCAAGCAACAGAGGTACATGATCGATCAGGACTCGAGAGACACGATCAAACATCAAACTACGCAGGATTAGATTGAGGTATCGCTATCGTCGTGGTCGCTGCCGACTTGCCGCTGTCGTTTGTGGTAGTCCCAGGCTTGGAGttcgatgccttggttggccttctcgcAGGCGTCGATCCAGTCGTGGTAGATGTCGACGGGCTCGGTGAGGTGGTGCGCCGTGGTGTGGTAGGCCTCCTCGCAGATGTAGCAGACGGCGGTGGCCACCAAGAGCTTGAGGTCGATGGTGCAGGCCACGCTGTCGGGGTGGTTGCAGAAGGGGCAACTGAAGGTGGTCTCCAGCTTGGGCGCCGGCTTCTTCCGCTGAGCCATCTTGGAGCTCATCGACTTGCGCTTCGCCATCTTCTTCTCACCACCAGATCGCAGGTAGGTCACCACCAGATCTCAGGTAGCTTCTGGGAGCACAACTTGCTGCTAcgcaggagagagagagacgcgaTGTCGCGGTGTGTTGGTAAGGAAAAGGGTTGGGTGTGCTTATAAATATAGGATCTGCCCACTCCGACTCCGGCTGCTCTTCGGCGGTGTGGCGGTGCAACGAAGCCATTAACGAGTCGGAGCCGGATTCTGGCGGCCAGTCGAAATCGACGGGAGATGACGGGAGCTCTGTTCCCGCGCACATACCACGGCACAATCGTGCCCTGTTCAACTCGGCTTCTTCTTTAGATTCGCAAAAAAAAGACGGCTTTGAGCAGATTTGCAGCGCGCGCATCCTAGAGAGGTGAATGGCGAGTGGGCCTCGTTACTTTGTGGGGCCAGGGCGAACGAAAGACTTCGTCCATGGCAAGCTTCACCATGGTCGAGTCTGAATCCTCCATGATTGAGTCAGACTTCCTCGGGGACACTGCTCGCCACGTGGCACCATCGATGGCCAGGGCCGAGATGTATATTCAACAAATTTTTAGTTTCTCGGTTGTAATTCGTATTAGCGCCATTACGCAATCCTTTCAGTTACAATTTGATATAGTTAGCCCCCGCCCCTTCTCGGCTACATTTGGATTTTACGCCATGGGCACAACGAGTCATCTAGTTTGTCTAATGACCACGCGCCTTCATTTCGGAGGAAAGATGAAAAAAGGTCTTCCAGGGCATGGTGAGTAGGCGAAGTTGTCCCAAACACTTCAGCTTCGTACTTTCGATGCAATGCAACAAAATTAGATTCTAGTTCATTGTACTAGGTAGAGAATATCTAGGCCCGCGTCCCCTGCGGGTAAATACCCTATTAGGGCAAGGTATGGATAAAAAAATACCCATGGATGCATAAATAGAAAATTTTCATACCCATCGGGTATAGTGGATATGGGTATGGTTTAGTATAACCCATTCCCATGTACCCGTACACATGTACCTGTATATATTCTGACAAATAGGCCTTATATATGAGAAATCAGTTTCTGAGCCCGGGCTCAGATGATCCTGAAATCTACACCATCAGCTCACATGTGGATCCGTGCCATCAATTGTATTTCACTGCCGTACTCCCATTTCCCACTCAACCGTAGTAGAGTAATCATTGCAACGACGTGTTAGGCTAGCAAGGCGGAACAGGCAGCATATCGATGGATCAGCATGTTATCTGACCCAGGCTGAGCCATCAACTCCAATGGTCTCCAAACGGCGAGTAGACGGGCTGGCTTTAAATGCACCCACCCATCGTCTCGCCCTCCACATCCAGACGCACTCAACAGAAAAATCCCCATTGCATACCTAGCAGCGACCATTGCACTAGCCCTCCAAATCCAGTGAGAGTCTGGCCGCCATGCCCGACGCGTCTTCTTCACCCCTCCCTGTTTTTTCTGAGCTGGCCTAAGCCGTGCACGCTGATTTTTGTTAGTACCATAGACAGTACTCGTAGGCTACAAATCTAATATGTAGCTTCATCCTTCAGTCAACACTCGCATCTGAGTAATACAGGACTGATTGTTATGGACTTCTTCATGGTAGAACACCACCTCTCCCAGGCCATCCAACCTCCTGTATTCGTAGTACATCTTGAAATTCAGTTATCAACTAACGTCCTCCTAACCCTTCACATGTGCAAACTTGGTCAGttgaataaacagagcaatacctTTGGAATTACATCAACCTTTGTCAGTTCATACATGACCGTCAATTTTTTTTTGTTCCTCCTGTTGGAAGAGCTAAACTGCTTGCTAGGCACACAAAAATTTGCCGACATCACCCATCCTACTAGAAATTTTTGGGGCTCTTCAAAAGGTTTGTTTTGCTATATGAACACGGTCGCCCACGTCCTGTAGGTAAAGGAAGTTGCCAGAAATAGATGCAACCCCAGCAAATGCAGAGACATAGTCATTTCGTCTCACAACATAACCAGTTTTCACTTAGTCTAATTAGGTTCCCGCCTGGGAAAAAATTACATGACTATAGTTTACCCAAAAATACAAGATAGCAGGGGATTTTGCCGCAAAATGGCCCAACTACTTAGTCGGGTTAATCTAACTGCCTAGCATACGTACAGCCAAAAGATACAACTACCACTATCTTCCACTTCAGTCAACGATCATCGTACAGAAACTCTGGGATAGCTCCTTTGTTCCCTTTCATTGTCACTATCTCGTAAGCAATCTTCTTCCGCAGATCCTCGGTCTGTCCCTGTCACAAGCCAAAAATGGGGAAACGTTGTCACTTCGTTGTATGCTGTCATCTTGGCATAGAAAAAACCCTTGAAATATGGTTTTGCCCACCTTTTTCTGATTTCATATATTTGGGTCATG
This genomic window contains:
- the LOC123160651 gene encoding uncharacterized protein → MEQFQDGHHVRLRSRERGMYLHADEDGRGVSLHHRRASMNAAWVVHLYHGHAEYVLLHSAAYGRYLAATDAPAPLGHRGLRVELRDYGQPEVQAIMWKADGADSGNDVLLWQFTGRCLRANGRYLSWNNGVSAEDIEDTYIVSTMMHWVVEPIPAREGTPPLPRPTGLPFPGILTALLPSRLIVYVRAGADGTLMNHGALVFRGRSVVRLRKKLVRRLGDIMDVSNLVMCVEAGSFGRLTPLVVDLPRSVRGLHIVVFAAAHAEVRYADVDAL